A window of Bos taurus isolate L1 Dominette 01449 registration number 42190680 breed Hereford chromosome 19, ARS-UCD2.0, whole genome shotgun sequence contains these coding sequences:
- the RFLNB gene encoding refilin-B isoform X1, with protein sequence MVGRLSLQDVPELVDTKKKGDGVLDSPDSGLPPSPSPSHWALAAAGGGGGERTPAPGTLEPDAAASRAAPNPASLPNPLGSGCSPRLCPLSFGEGVELDPLPPTEVRSCFPRLTPTPPQHQGAITVSQVLISLGKYCSSSGNLSYPGSSGVREPLKGSVKRHIFLEKGILLWVTSGFIAGFSLHEHKEPFDTEQRRLSSLEVSGSAFYSWRACILNQMGTCLHDMSFPSPLTYLPKEIDVPVRLI encoded by the exons ATGGTGGGCCGGCTGAGCCTGCAGGATGTGCCCGAGCTCGTGGACACGAAAAAGAAGGGCGACGGCGTCCTGGACAGTCCGGACTCGGGTctgccccccagccccagccccagccactgGGCTCTCGCAGCGGCCGGAGGCGGCGGCGGGGAGCGCACGCCAGCCCCGGGGACACTGGAGCCAGACGCAGCGGCCTCCCGCGCGGCCCCG AATCCAGCTTCTCTCCCCAACCCCCTGGGCTCCGGCTGCTCACCAAGGTTATGCCCCCTGTCCTTTGGCGAAGGAGTGGAGCTTGACCCCTTACCACCAACAGAAGTAAG AAGCTGCTTTCCACGtcttacccccaccccaccccagcatcAAGGTGCTATCACCGTTTCTCAGGTTCTGATTTCACTGGGCAAGTACTGTTCTTCCTCGGGGAATTTATCTTACCCAGGCTCATCTGGGGTCAGAGAGCCTTTGAAAGGCTCCGTTAAAAGACACATCTTTTTAGAGAAAGGAATTTTACTTTGGGTAACTAGTGGTTTTATAGCTGGATTTTCGTTGCATGAACACAAAGAACCCTTTGACACAGAACAAAGGCGACTCAGCAGTTTGGAGGTGAGCGGTTCAGCCTTTTATTCCTGGAGAGCTTGTATTTTGAACCAAATGGGGACATGCCTTCATGACATGAGCTTCCCCAGCCCCTTAACCTACTTGCCCAAGGAAATAGATGTTCCCGtcagacttatttga
- the RFLNB gene encoding refilin-B isoform X2 yields MVGRLSLQDVPELVDTKKKGDGVLDSPDSGLPPSPSPSHWALAAAGGGGGERTPAPGTLEPDAAASRAAPNPASLPNPLGSGCSPRLCPLSFGEGVELDPLPPTEVRYTSSVKYDSERHFIDDIQLPLGLAVASCSQTITCIPSSTWRNYKAEVRFEPRHKPTRFLSTTIVYPKYPKTVYTTTLDYNCRKTLRRFLSSVELEATEFAGGDYLLEEN; encoded by the exons ATGGTGGGCCGGCTGAGCCTGCAGGATGTGCCCGAGCTCGTGGACACGAAAAAGAAGGGCGACGGCGTCCTGGACAGTCCGGACTCGGGTctgccccccagccccagccccagccactgGGCTCTCGCAGCGGCCGGAGGCGGCGGCGGGGAGCGCACGCCAGCCCCGGGGACACTGGAGCCAGACGCAGCGGCCTCCCGCGCGGCCCCG AATCCAGCTTCTCTCCCCAACCCCCTGGGCTCCGGCTGCTCACCAAGGTTATGCCCCCTGTCCTTTGGCGAAGGAGTGGAGCTTGACCCCTTACCACCAACAGAAGTAAG GTACACGTCCTCAGTCAAGTACGACTCAGAGAGGCACTTCATTGACGACATCCAGCTGCCCCTGGGCCTGGCAGTGGCCTCCTGCAGCCAGACCATCACCTGCATTCCCAGCAGCACGTGGCGCAACTACAAGGCGGAGGTGCGCTTCGAGCCCCGCCACAAACCCACCCGCTTCCTTAGCACCACCATCGTCTACCCCAAGTACCCCAAGACTGTCTACACCACCACCCTGGATTACAACTGCCGCAAGACACTGAGGAGGTTCCTGTCCAGCGTGGAGCTTGAAGCCACAGAGTTCGCGGGCGGTGATTACCTGTTGGAGGAGAACTGA